A window of Rufibacter sp. LB8 contains these coding sequences:
- a CDS encoding T9SS type A sorting domain-containing protein — MRISFLFFLNVLIGLFLTTQSVQANPTLLLANTDSLKTLPLAGNTYCVGSTFTVPFETEYTFPSDNVFTVQLSSSSGAFTSPRALGTAAGTGSGSIEVTLPLNITSGTAYRIRVVASKPPTDLVVRDNGTNLTIGTPFAAPTITANDGLCAGGTLSLSANNISGATYAWTGPNNFTSTSRTPTIPNVSTAAAGMYTVVVTLRGCTNSASREITIKPATADAGPDRTICIGQSVQLEATGGVSYSWSPTTTLNDPKIANPVATPTATTTYTVTVTNENGCVRTDQVVITVAPLPVLTIAPAAASICIGSSVQLQASGAVSYSWSPAIGLDDPTSATPIASPTATTTYTVTGTSAAGCVNTKTVVVTVKALPIANAGFDRSICSGQALTLGGTNTTNGVYLWEPAIGLSSATLKNPLVTLQNTTSQPITTIYKLTVISNGCTNTDEVAITVNPSVPANAGPDRAICLGGSTQLNATGGTGYRWSPTTNLSDPNSPNPVAFPTATTRYIVTVTNAEGCSRNDTVFVNVNPVPVVTVTPAAPSICIGSSVQLQATGAVTYAWSPATGLSDSTTANPIASPSATTTYTVIGYSAAGCASAAKTITVRVNPYPIANAGLDKTVCSRQATIVGVPAVPGYTYSWSPATGLNNPKAANPTLTYPGDSTTRFKVTYTLTVTANGCSSTDVVEVTVNPTAYAGPAVTICPGGSTQLQASGGASYSWSPATGLSDPTIANPIASPTATTTYTVTVTNPDGLCTSSSSVRVTMGTFPTIAATTSETNICPGSPVNLTATGGTRYTWFPETGLSNPAIANPVATPTETTTYTVTGYNAAGCSSTAQVTVTVKPLPQVTLDPFGPICLEKGNITLTGGSPAGGTYTGPGITNNILDPRAAGEGTFTISYTYSDPAVDCPVTVTQPVTIANCLSAADEAQAATLSAYPNPAQTELLVTASVTKTESIALQLVDMKGNVVYQKSIKASAGELKHEIQVGQLPQGLYVLHYRTAAATTTRKIVISR, encoded by the coding sequence ATGCGTATATCTTTCCTCTTCTTTCTGAATGTACTTATTGGCCTGTTCTTGACCACCCAGAGCGTTCAAGCCAACCCAACTCTTTTGCTTGCCAACACAGACTCCCTCAAAACTCTGCCGCTGGCAGGCAACACGTATTGTGTGGGAAGCACGTTCACAGTCCCGTTTGAGACCGAATACACTTTCCCGAGTGACAACGTCTTCACCGTGCAGTTGTCCAGCTCCAGTGGCGCTTTCACGTCGCCCAGAGCCTTGGGAACTGCCGCTGGAACTGGTTCAGGGTCTATTGAGGTCACGTTGCCGCTGAACATCACGTCTGGCACAGCTTATAGAATTAGAGTAGTCGCCTCCAAGCCCCCGACTGACCTGGTGGTGAGAGACAACGGCACCAATCTAACCATTGGAACGCCCTTCGCCGCTCCTACCATCACCGCCAATGACGGTCTTTGCGCCGGTGGCACGTTAAGCTTAAGCGCTAATAACATCAGTGGCGCCACTTACGCTTGGACCGGGCCTAACAACTTTACCTCCACCAGCCGCACACCTACTATTCCTAATGTGAGCACTGCGGCTGCCGGCATGTATACTGTGGTAGTGACCTTACGCGGTTGTACTAACAGCGCCAGTAGAGAAATCACCATTAAACCGGCTACCGCCGATGCCGGCCCGGATAGAACTATTTGTATTGGGCAGTCTGTGCAATTGGAGGCTACCGGCGGTGTATCTTATAGCTGGTCTCCCACTACTACTCTTAATGACCCAAAGATTGCCAACCCAGTTGCCACGCCCACAGCTACCACTACCTATACAGTAACCGTCACCAATGAAAACGGTTGCGTGCGCACAGACCAGGTAGTTATAACAGTGGCTCCGTTGCCCGTTTTAACCATTGCGCCGGCGGCTGCTTCCATCTGTATTGGTTCTTCTGTGCAATTGCAGGCCTCTGGCGCTGTTTCTTATTCGTGGAGCCCAGCTATTGGCTTGGATGACCCCACCAGCGCCACACCTATCGCCAGCCCAACCGCCACTACTACCTACACGGTTACCGGAACATCGGCGGCTGGCTGCGTGAACACAAAAACCGTGGTGGTAACTGTAAAGGCTCTGCCAATTGCTAATGCCGGTTTTGATAGAAGTATTTGTTCAGGGCAAGCTCTTACGCTAGGCGGCACCAATACCACCAACGGTGTTTATTTGTGGGAACCAGCCATAGGATTGTCCAGTGCTACTCTCAAAAACCCTTTGGTAACCCTACAGAATACCACCTCACAGCCTATCACCACCATTTATAAGTTGACAGTAATTTCCAACGGATGTACCAATACTGACGAAGTAGCAATCACCGTAAACCCCTCCGTTCCAGCTAACGCTGGGCCTGACCGAGCTATTTGCCTAGGTGGAAGCACACAGTTAAATGCAACCGGTGGCACTGGTTACCGATGGTCTCCTACTACTAACTTAAGTGACCCTAACAGCCCAAATCCTGTTGCTTTTCCTACGGCCACCACCCGTTACATTGTAACAGTCACCAATGCTGAAGGCTGTAGCCGCAATGATACAGTATTTGTAAACGTGAACCCAGTACCGGTAGTGACGGTGACTCCGGCTGCTCCTTCTATCTGTATTGGTTCCTCTGTGCAGTTACAGGCCACAGGTGCCGTAACCTATGCTTGGAGCCCGGCCACTGGCCTAAGTGATTCAACAACTGCCAATCCCATTGCTTCTCCTTCAGCAACCACTACTTATACAGTTATTGGGTATTCTGCTGCAGGTTGTGCCAGTGCGGCTAAAACAATAACCGTTAGAGTAAACCCCTACCCCATTGCCAATGCAGGATTAGATAAGACCGTTTGTTCTAGACAAGCCACAATAGTAGGGGTACCAGCAGTACCTGGTTATACCTATTCTTGGTCACCGGCTACTGGCCTTAACAATCCAAAAGCAGCCAACCCAACGCTTACGTATCCGGGGGATAGTACAACTCGCTTTAAAGTTACTTACACCTTGACTGTAACCGCCAACGGCTGCTCTTCTACAGATGTGGTGGAAGTCACTGTGAACCCTACGGCTTATGCAGGACCGGCTGTCACTATTTGCCCAGGCGGTAGTACTCAGTTGCAGGCTTCTGGTGGTGCCTCATACAGCTGGAGCCCGGCCACTGGCCTGAGCGACCCCACTATTGCTAACCCAATCGCCTCTCCAACGGCTACTACCACGTACACGGTGACGGTGACCAACCCAGACGGCCTTTGCACCTCCTCCTCAAGTGTTAGGGTAACGATGGGCACTTTCCCTACCATTGCCGCCACCACGTCTGAAACTAATATCTGCCCTGGCAGTCCTGTGAACCTTACAGCCACCGGCGGTACCAGGTACACATGGTTCCCGGAAACAGGCCTGAGCAACCCGGCCATCGCCAACCCAGTGGCTACGCCTACCGAAACCACCACGTACACAGTGACAGGTTACAACGCGGCCGGCTGCTCTAGTACCGCGCAGGTGACAGTGACCGTTAAACCATTGCCGCAGGTAACCTTAGATCCATTTGGCCCGATTTGCCTGGAAAAAGGAAACATAACCTTGACTGGTGGTTCACCTGCCGGAGGAACCTATACTGGCCCGGGCATCACAAACAACATTCTGGACCCACGGGCCGCCGGTGAGGGCACCTTTACCATTTCTTATACCTACAGTGATCCGGCAGTAGACTGCCCTGTTACAGTGACGCAGCCGGTGACCATTGCCAATTGCCTCAGCGCCGCCGACGAGGCCCAAGCCGCTACCTTGAGTGCCTACCCTAACCCGGCACAGACGGAGTTGTTGGTGACAGCTTCAGTAACCAAGACGGAGAGCATTGCCTTACAGTTGGTAGATATGAAAGGAAACGTTGTCTACCAGAAATCAATAAAGGCCAGCGCTGGTGAACTGAAACATGAGATTCAGGTAGGGCAATTGCCGCAAGGCTTGTATGTGTTGCACTACCGCACCGCAGCCGCCACCACTACCAGAAAGATTGTTATCTCCCGGTAA
- a CDS encoding type IX secretion system membrane protein PorP/SprF: MKKRTIQIFLLVVLGLSSLGNAYAQQDPQFTQYMFNGLLLNPAYAGSKGFSSFSGSFRSQWTGLEGAPLSQTVSFDANLNKKLGAGAVITHDRLGAQRYTEVTGNVAARISLNRTTRLAVGISLGAAQQVVDGTMLRPEERDDLALPFGIERAFTPTAKIGAYLHSNLFYAGASVSNLLFFKDDVLLAPTPHLFLTAGGVIDLGPELKFKPSFLLKEDFSGPAAIDLNAFVLFSERFWVGASYRTSLSILNSDTQSPNTRLSNTLAGILEVYASPRLRFGYSYDFSVGGLQNYSSHEISVGYYLLKNVNGRMLTPRYF, translated from the coding sequence ATGAAGAAGCGTACTATACAAATTTTCTTGCTGGTGGTGCTGGGCCTTTCCTCTTTGGGGAATGCCTACGCCCAGCAGGACCCCCAGTTTACCCAGTACATGTTCAACGGTTTGCTGCTCAACCCAGCGTACGCGGGCAGCAAGGGCTTCTCCAGTTTCAGTGGGTCTTTCCGGAGCCAGTGGACAGGTTTAGAAGGCGCCCCATTAAGCCAGACCGTTAGTTTTGACGCCAACCTTAACAAAAAACTAGGCGCAGGGGCCGTAATTACGCATGACCGCCTGGGCGCGCAGCGCTACACAGAAGTTACCGGCAACGTGGCCGCCCGCATCTCGCTTAACCGCACCACCCGCCTGGCGGTGGGCATCTCTTTGGGCGCGGCCCAGCAAGTAGTAGACGGTACCATGCTCAGACCAGAGGAACGCGATGACCTGGCTTTGCCTTTCGGGATTGAGCGGGCCTTTACGCCTACGGCCAAAATAGGCGCGTACCTGCACAGCAATCTTTTCTACGCCGGTGCCTCTGTCAGTAACTTGCTGTTCTTTAAAGATGACGTTTTGCTAGCCCCCACGCCCCACCTGTTCTTAACGGCAGGCGGTGTGATTGACCTGGGCCCGGAGCTTAAATTCAAGCCCAGCTTTTTGCTGAAGGAGGATTTCAGCGGTCCGGCGGCCATTGACCTGAACGCCTTTGTGCTGTTCAGCGAGAGATTCTGGGTAGGTGCCTCTTACAGGACCAGCCTAAGTATTCTGAACAGTGACACCCAAAGCCCCAACACGCGCCTGAGCAATACCCTGGCCGGCATTCTGGAAGTGTATGCCTCGCCCCGGCTTCGGTTTGGGTACTCCTATGACTTTTCAGTGGGAGGGTTGCAGAACTATTCCAGCCATGAGATTTCAGTAGGCTACTATCTGCTCAAGAACGTGAATGGCCGCATGCTCACGCCAAGATATTTTTAA
- a CDS encoding OmpA family protein, with amino-acid sequence MKTFIATVFFLFALVLSPLASWAQEDTKQADKHFDDFEYALALKGYQSALEKNQPTLELVEKIAHCYRFMNQPKNAAFWYRQVIGFAGSAPVNLFYFAEASKQNGDYLTAKRHYLLFAEREPARRDEALQFAKGCDWAMAWIDRPMAFEITQEQALNSTYADFSPVFYQDGLVFSSDRLTSNDQKVYGWTGTPYLQLYYAPRLDNNWGAIKPLDNTINTEYHNATATFSESFQEVFFTRTKQVKNRVLPEEVQGANVWQKFSKNDKFINRLEIYSATLKNGKWQEPVPFAFNKGESYSMGHPALSQDGNLLYFVSDMPGGYGQTDIYFSERRPDGSWTDPKNVGPEINTPGKEVFPVINKDGKLYFSSDGHIGMGGLDIFSAVGNKNAWKQVENLYYPFNSPRDDFGLIYEKDGKNGFFSSNRDSDVGSDNIFRFAPKFIPCKLAGVTFVRITSKNGTSTSSPVEGVTLSVQATGGDTLKSFQVTSNAKGEFLFEVEANTLYTIKGSKRGYLNQTIHVAPDCRKVTDTVSMEMVLNRDTPNKAIVLENIYYDLDKYDLRAESIAELDKVVAMLQDNPTIRIELGSHTDSRQTMKYNQLLSQMRAATAVKYILSKGINPKRVIAKGYGETKLRNKCTDGATCSEEEHQLNRRTEFKILR; translated from the coding sequence ATGAAAACGTTTATTGCCACTGTCTTCTTTCTGTTTGCCCTGGTGTTGAGCCCGCTTGCCAGCTGGGCGCAGGAAGACACCAAACAGGCCGACAAACATTTTGATGATTTTGAGTACGCCCTGGCCTTAAAGGGTTACCAATCGGCGCTGGAGAAAAACCAGCCCACCCTGGAACTGGTAGAGAAAATAGCGCATTGCTACCGTTTCATGAACCAGCCCAAAAACGCCGCCTTCTGGTACCGCCAGGTGATTGGGTTTGCCGGTTCGGCGCCCGTTAACTTGTTCTATTTTGCCGAAGCCAGCAAGCAGAACGGTGATTACCTCACCGCCAAGCGCCATTACCTTTTGTTTGCGGAGCGCGAGCCGGCAAGAAGAGACGAAGCCCTGCAGTTTGCCAAGGGCTGCGATTGGGCCATGGCCTGGATTGACCGCCCCATGGCTTTTGAAATAACCCAGGAACAAGCGCTGAACTCCACCTACGCAGATTTTAGCCCAGTTTTCTACCAAGACGGCCTGGTGTTTTCCTCAGACCGCCTCACCAGCAATGACCAGAAAGTTTATGGTTGGACCGGCACGCCGTACCTGCAGCTGTACTACGCACCCCGCTTAGACAACAACTGGGGCGCCATCAAACCCCTGGACAACACCATCAATACTGAATACCACAACGCCACCGCCACGTTCTCTGAGAGTTTCCAGGAAGTCTTTTTTACCCGTACCAAGCAGGTGAAAAACCGCGTGCTGCCAGAGGAAGTGCAGGGAGCCAACGTGTGGCAGAAATTCTCCAAAAACGACAAATTCATCAACCGCCTGGAGATTTACAGCGCCACGCTCAAGAACGGGAAATGGCAGGAGCCGGTGCCGTTCGCCTTTAACAAGGGCGAGTCTTATTCCATGGGCCACCCGGCACTTTCGCAAGACGGCAACCTGCTTTATTTTGTCTCTGACATGCCCGGCGGCTACGGCCAAACCGATATCTATTTCTCTGAACGCCGCCCAGACGGTTCCTGGACAGACCCCAAGAACGTAGGGCCAGAGATCAACACGCCAGGCAAGGAGGTGTTCCCGGTGATCAACAAAGACGGCAAGCTTTATTTTTCCTCAGACGGGCACATAGGCATGGGCGGCTTGGATATCTTCTCCGCGGTGGGCAACAAGAATGCCTGGAAACAGGTGGAGAACCTGTACTATCCCTTTAATTCGCCCAGGGATGATTTTGGCCTCATTTACGAAAAGGACGGCAAAAACGGCTTTTTCTCTTCTAACCGAGACTCAGACGTGGGCTCAGACAACATTTTTAGGTTTGCGCCCAAGTTCATTCCGTGTAAACTGGCCGGTGTGACGTTTGTGCGCATCACCAGCAAAAACGGCACGTCTACGTCTTCGCCGGTTGAAGGCGTGACGCTGTCTGTGCAAGCCACCGGCGGCGACACGCTCAAATCGTTCCAGGTGACTTCTAATGCCAAAGGCGAATTCCTGTTTGAGGTGGAAGCCAACACGCTCTATACCATTAAAGGCAGCAAGCGCGGCTACCTGAACCAAACCATTCACGTGGCCCCAGACTGCCGGAAAGTGACTGACACGGTCTCCATGGAAATGGTGCTCAACCGCGACACGCCTAACAAGGCCATTGTGCTGGAGAACATTTACTATGATTTGGACAAATATGACCTTCGGGCGGAATCTATTGCCGAGCTGGACAAGGTGGTAGCCATGCTGCAGGACAACCCCACCATCCGCATTGAGCTGGGGTCGCACACAGACAGCCGCCAGACCATGAAATACAACCAACTGCTGTCGCAGATGCGCGCTGCCACCGCCGTCAAGTACATTCTCTCCAAAGGCATAAATCCCAAACGAGTCATTGCCAAAGGCTACGGCGAAACCAAGTTGCGCAACAAGTGTACTGACGGCGCCACCTGCTCTGAGGAAGAACACCAACTCAACCGCCGCACCGAATTCAAAATCCTTCGGTAA